From Methylococcus capsulatus:
GAAAACCAAGGCGGACCAGGAAAAAATGGGTATCGCGCTGAACAAGCTGGCGCAAGAGGATCCCTCGTTCCGTGTCAGGACCGATGAGGAGTCCGGGCAGACGATCATTTCCGGCATGGGTGAGCTTCATCTGGAGATCATCGTCGATCGGATGAAGCGGGAGTTCGGGGTGGATGCCAATGTCGGCGCGCCGCAGGTGGCATACCGCGAGACCATCCGGAAGTCGGTGGAGCAGGAAGGCAAGTATGTGCGGCAGACCGGCGGGCGTGGGCAATATGGCCATGTCTGGCTGAGGATCGAACCCCTGGAGCCGGGGGCTGGATACGAATTCGTGAATGGCATCGTCGGCGGTGTGGTTCCCAAGGAATATATTCCGGCGGTGGATAAGGGTATCCAGGAACAATTACAGAATGGCGTCCTAGCAGGATTTCCCGTCGTCGATGTGAGAGTGACCCTGTTCGATGGTTCCTATCACGACGTGGATTCGAGCGAGATGGCGTTCAAGATCGCCGGCTCGATGGCCTTCAAGGAAGGGGCGCGGAAGGCCTCGCCGGTGCTCCTGGAGCCGATCATGAAGGTCGAGGTCGTCACCCCGGAGGAGTACATGGGGGATGTGGTGGGCGACATCAACCGTCGCAGAGGCATCATCCAGGGCATGGATGATGCACCGGCGGGCAAGGTCATCCGCTGCGAAGTACCACTGTCCGAAATGTTCGGGTATGCCACCGATCTGCGGTCGGCGACCCAGGGCCGGGCAACCTACAGCATGCATTTTGAGAAATATGTTGAAGCGCCGACGCATGTGGCGGATGCCGTCATCAAGAAATCGGTGTCATAGTCGTTACGCGGGACAGAGCTGAGTTTTGAGAGGAAAAAGATAGTGTCCAAAGAGAAATTTACGCGCACGAAACCGCATGTGAATGTGGGAACGATAGGTCACGTGGATCATGGGAAGACGACGCTGACGGCGGCCCTGACCAAGTGCATGGCGGCGAAGTTCGGAGGGGAATTCAAAGCCTACGACCAGATTGACGCGGCGCCGGAAGAGCGTGCGCGCGGGATCACCATTGCCACCGCCCACGTGGAATACGAATCGGCCAAGCGTCACTACGCCCACGTCGACTGTCCCGGACACGCCGACTACGTCAAGAACATGATCACCGGCGCGGCCCAAATGGACGGTGCCATCCTGGTGGTGTCCGCGGCTGACGGGCCGATGCCGCAGACCCGCGAGCACATCCTGCTGGCGCGTCAGGTGGGGGTGCCGTATATCGTCGTGTTCCTGAACAAGGCCGACATGGTGGACGACCCGGAGCTGCTCGAGCTGGTTGAGATGGAAGTGCGCGAACTGCTCTCCAAGTACGACTTCCCGGGCGACGACATTCCGATCATCAAAGGGTCGGCGCTGAAGGCGCTGGAAGGCGACACCAGCGAAATCGGCGTTCCGGCGGTCGAAGCGCTGGTGCAGGCGTTGGACGACTACATTCCCGAGCCCGAGCGGGCGATCGACCGGCCGTTCCTCATGCCGATCGAAGACGTGTTCTCGATATCCGGGCGCGGCACGGTGGTGACTGGACGCGTCGAGCGCGGCATCATCAAAGTGGGCGAAGAAATCGAAATCGTCGGCATCCGGCCGACGACCAAGACCACCTGCACCGGCGTGGAAATGTTTCGGAAGCTGCTGGATCAAGGGCAGGCCGGCGACAACATCGGCGTGCTGCTGCGCGGCACCAAGCGGGAAGACGTCGAGCGCGGGCAGGTACTGGCCAAGCCCGGCAGCATCACCCCGCACACGCACTTCGAAGCGGAGATCTACGTTCTGTCCAAGGAAGAAGGCGGTCGTCACACACCGTTCTTCAACGGCTACCGGCCGCAGTTTTATTTCCGGACCACCGACGTCACCGGTGCGGTGACGCTGCCGGAAGGGGTCGAGATGGTCATGCCGGGTGACAACGTCAAGATCGAAGTGAAACTGATCGCGCCGATTGCGATGGACGAAGGCTTGCGGTTTGCCGTGCGCGAAGGCGGTCGTACCGTCGGCGCCGGCGTTGTCTCCAAGATCATCGAGTGAGCTCATGGCTAAGCAGAGAATTCGTATCCGTTTGAAGGCGTTCGATCATCGGCTCATCGACCAGTCGGCGTCGGAAATCGTCGAGACCGCAAAACGTACCGGCGCACAGGTGCTGGGTCCGATCCCGTTGCCGACGAAGAAGGAACGGTTCACGGTGCTGGTGTCTCCTCACGTGAACAAGGATGCCCGTGATCAATACGAGCTTCGCACCCACAAGCGCCTGATGGACATCATCGAGCCCACGGACAAAACCGTGGATGCGTTGATGCGCCTGGATTTGGCCGCGGGTGTCGATGTTCAGATCAAGCTGAACTGATTGAAAGGTATTAGAGCAGACGACTCGGGGAAGAGAGATGGCCATAGGTTTAGTCGGCCGCAAGTGCGGAATGACCCATATTTTTACGGATGCCGGCGCAGCCGTTCCGGTGACGGTGATCCATGTCGAGCCCAACCGGGTAGTTCAGGTTAAGACCCTGGAGTCAGACGGCTATCGCGCCATTCAGGTGACTACCGGCAGCAAGAAACGCTCGCGTCTCACGAAAGCGGCCGCAGGCCATTACTCGAAGGCCGCCGTGGAAGCGGGGCGGGGGCTGTGGGAGTTCCGCCTGGAGGATTCCGATCAGGATTACGCCGTCGGCACCGAACTCGGTGTCGATCTGTTCACCGAAGGCCAGTTCGTCGATGCCCGCTCGCGCAGCATCGGTAAGGGCTTTGCCGGTGTGGTGAAGCGGCATAACTTCCGGACGCAGGATGCGACTCATGGTAACTCGCTGTCCCACAGGGCGCCGGGCTCCATCGGTCAGAACCAGACGCCAGGCCGTGTGTTCAAGGGCAAGAGAATGGCCGGCCACATGGGAGACAAGAACGTCACGGTTCCCAATTTGCGGGTCGTGGGCGTCGATGCCGAGCGATCCCTGCTCCTCGTGAAGGGGGCGGTGCCCGGCGCCAAGGGTGCGGACGTGATCGTTCGCCCGGCTGCGAAGAAATAGGTAGTTGGTCATGAGCCTCAGTATTCCAAAAATCGAAAACGGGACCGCCGGCGACCTGGAGGTTTCCGATAAGGTATTCGGGCAGGGATTCAATGAGTCCCTGGTGCATCAGCTCGTCGTCGGTTATCTCGCGGCAGCGCGTTCGGGGACGAAAGCACAAAAGAGCCGGTCGGACGTGTCAGGCGGCGGTAAGAAACCCTGGAAGCAGAAGGGGTCCGGTCACGCGCGGGCAGGGACGACGCGTAGCCCGCTGTGGCGCACCGGTGGTGTGACGTTCGCGGCATCCAACCGGAACTACAGGCAGAAGTTGAACAAAAAGATGTACCGGGCGGCTGTCCGGTCCATATTTTCTGAGCTGCTGCGCCAGGGACGCCTCGTCGTTTCCGACACTATCGTTCCGACGTCCACCAAGACGCGAGAGCTCGCGGCGAAGCTGAAGAACTTCGGCGAAGGGTATACCGTCATTCTGGCCGAGCAGCTTGATCTGAATCTGGTTCTCTCGTCACGCAATCTGCCTAACGTCAGTGTCAATACTGCCGACACATTGAGCCCGGTCGACCTGGTGCATGCGGAGCGCGTCATCGCCACCAGCTCGGCGATTCGTAAGCTAGAGGTAAGGCTGTCATGAATCAAATCGAGTTGATGCGTACCCTGCTCGCCCCCGTGGTCTCTGAAAAATCGACCGCCGGCGCGGAAAAAGACCGCCAATTCGTGTTCCGGGTCAAGCCGGCCGCGAGCAAGCTCCAGATCAAAAACGCAGTGGAGCTTATGTTCGGTGTGAAGGTCGAATCCGTGCGTGTGCTCAACGTCAAGGGCAAATCCAAGCGTTTCGGGCGGTTCATGGGTCAGCGTTCAGACTGGAAGAAAGCTTACGTGAAGCTGAAGCCGGGCTTTGATATTGAGCTGGCGGTAAATTAATTCGATATTCGATTGCTTGAGTTAAAGACAAGACCATGGCTCTGATTAAACAAAAACCTACTTCCGCTGGCGCACGGTTTGTGACAAGGGTGCGCAGCGAGGAACTGTACAAGGGCGAACCGTATGCGAAACTGCTCGAGAAGCAGACGCGTTCCTCGGGCCGCAATAATCAGGGCCGTGTGACAACTCGGCACAAAGGAGGCGGCCATAAGCAGTTCTATCGTATCGTGGATTTCAAGCGCGATAAGTTCGACGTGCCGGCGCGCGTGGAGCGTATCGAATACGATCCGAACCGCACTGCTTACATCGCGCTCGTGCTGTATCGTGACGGAGAACGGCGCTATATCATCGCCCCCGCAGGTTTGAGCGCCGGCAATGAAATCGTCAGCGGGGAATTCGCTCCGATCAAGGTCGGCAACGCTCTGCCGCTGCGGAACATTCCCGTCGGCACCGTCGTGCATTGCGTCGAAGGCAAACCGGGAAAAGGTGCGCAATATGCACGCAGTGCCGGCACGTCGATCCAGTTGGTCGCAAAGGATGGCGAATACGCCACCCTGCGCATGCGATCCGGTGAGATGCGCAAGGTGCTGGCCGATTGCAAAGCCACGATCGGCGAGGTCTCCAATACCGAACATAATTTGGTTTCGTTGGGGAAGGCGGGGGCCTCGCGCTGGCGAGGGGTTCGCCCGACGGTCCGGGGCGTTGCCATGAATCCCGTGGACCATCCCCATGGGGGCGGTGAAGGGCGGACTTCCGGAGGCCGGCACCCCGTTTCCCCCTGGGGTATTCCCACCAAGGGCTACAAGACCCGGAACAACAAGCGAACCGATGGTCTGATCATCCGCAGACGCAAGACGCGATAACGAGTAAGAGGAATAGACCGTGCCACGTTCTATCAAGAAAGGTCCGTTTGTCGACCATCATTTGATGAAGAAGATCGACGAGGCAAACGCGACCGGCGCCAAGAAGCCTATCAAGACATGGTCGCGCCGATCCATGGTGTTGCCCGAAATGATCGGAAAGACCATTGCCGTGCACAACGGGAAGCAGCACATTCCCGTTCTGATCAGCGATAA
This genomic window contains:
- the rplC gene encoding 50S ribosomal protein L3; the protein is MAIGLVGRKCGMTHIFTDAGAAVPVTVIHVEPNRVVQVKTLESDGYRAIQVTTGSKKRSRLTKAAAGHYSKAAVEAGRGLWEFRLEDSDQDYAVGTELGVDLFTEGQFVDARSRSIGKGFAGVVKRHNFRTQDATHGNSLSHRAPGSIGQNQTPGRVFKGKRMAGHMGDKNVTVPNLRVVGVDAERSLLLVKGAVPGAKGADVIVRPAAKK
- the tuf gene encoding elongation factor Tu encodes the protein MSKEKFTRTKPHVNVGTIGHVDHGKTTLTAALTKCMAAKFGGEFKAYDQIDAAPEERARGITIATAHVEYESAKRHYAHVDCPGHADYVKNMITGAAQMDGAILVVSAADGPMPQTREHILLARQVGVPYIVVFLNKADMVDDPELLELVEMEVRELLSKYDFPGDDIPIIKGSALKALEGDTSEIGVPAVEALVQALDDYIPEPERAIDRPFLMPIEDVFSISGRGTVVTGRVERGIIKVGEEIEIVGIRPTTKTTCTGVEMFRKLLDQGQAGDNIGVLLRGTKREDVERGQVLAKPGSITPHTHFEAEIYVLSKEEGGRHTPFFNGYRPQFYFRTTDVTGAVTLPEGVEMVMPGDNVKIEVKLIAPIAMDEGLRFAVREGGRTVGAGVVSKIIE
- the rplD gene encoding 50S ribosomal protein L4 — encoded protein: MSLSIPKIENGTAGDLEVSDKVFGQGFNESLVHQLVVGYLAAARSGTKAQKSRSDVSGGGKKPWKQKGSGHARAGTTRSPLWRTGGVTFAASNRNYRQKLNKKMYRAAVRSIFSELLRQGRLVVSDTIVPTSTKTRELAAKLKNFGEGYTVILAEQLDLNLVLSSRNLPNVSVNTADTLSPVDLVHAERVIATSSAIRKLEVRLS
- the rpsS gene encoding 30S ribosomal protein S19 gives rise to the protein MPRSIKKGPFVDHHLMKKIDEANATGAKKPIKTWSRRSMVLPEMIGKTIAVHNGKQHIPVLISDNMVGHKLGEFAPTRTYKGHQADKKSK
- the rplW gene encoding 50S ribosomal protein L23, which gives rise to MNQIELMRTLLAPVVSEKSTAGAEKDRQFVFRVKPAASKLQIKNAVELMFGVKVESVRVLNVKGKSKRFGRFMGQRSDWKKAYVKLKPGFDIELAVN
- the rplB gene encoding 50S ribosomal protein L2, giving the protein MALIKQKPTSAGARFVTRVRSEELYKGEPYAKLLEKQTRSSGRNNQGRVTTRHKGGGHKQFYRIVDFKRDKFDVPARVERIEYDPNRTAYIALVLYRDGERRYIIAPAGLSAGNEIVSGEFAPIKVGNALPLRNIPVGTVVHCVEGKPGKGAQYARSAGTSIQLVAKDGEYATLRMRSGEMRKVLADCKATIGEVSNTEHNLVSLGKAGASRWRGVRPTVRGVAMNPVDHPHGGGEGRTSGGRHPVSPWGIPTKGYKTRNNKRTDGLIIRRRKTR
- the rpsJ gene encoding 30S ribosomal protein S10; the protein is MAKQRIRIRLKAFDHRLIDQSASEIVETAKRTGAQVLGPIPLPTKKERFTVLVSPHVNKDARDQYELRTHKRLMDIIEPTDKTVDALMRLDLAAGVDVQIKLN